In Drosophila nasuta strain 15112-1781.00 chromosome 2R, ASM2355853v1, whole genome shotgun sequence, a single genomic region encodes these proteins:
- the LOC132784937 gene encoding probable cytochrome P450 313b1 isoform X1, whose translation MLVGIILASWLIIIWIYFLWTRRRYYKIAWQLRGPIGLPFIGLGLQMMNPQTFLNYMAGLSHKYKAPFISWMGTKCFLYVNDPQTVEQIFNSSHCTNKGDFYRFMSSAIGDGLFTSSSPRWQKHRRLINPAFSRQILCNFLPIFNAESEVLLDKLQMEGVQNGKSLEIYQILKKIVLEAACQTTMGKKMNFQHDGSMAIFEAYNGVTEVCVKRMLSPWLYPEFIYRWSRLFDRQQKVVGVLIGFVEQVYRIRLLSTVLAFIHINWQLLQPAVSVVGVDDWDANMPLEQHHYQKQHEQQQQHQLGTKSKSIFIEQVRDHVERGQQMSWQDVRDEANVIIAATFETTSTALYFTILCLAMHPDYQDKVHDELRAELPQSGDITMDQLERLTYTEMAINESMRLFAPVPMVLRRAGQDLQLRREDGNYVVPMGTQIGIDIYNMQRDVRVWGPLAETYNPEAHFGCNSATRHAFAFVPFTKGLRMCIGYRYALMLMKLLLAKIFRSYRITTDARLEHLLVKGNISLKLKEYPLCRVGRR comes from the exons ATGCTGGTCGGGATTATACTAGCCAGCTGGCTGATAATAATATGGATATATTTTCTATGGACTCGCAGGCGATATTATAAGATTGCTTGGCAACTAAGAGGACCGATTGGTCTGCCCTTCATTGGCTTAGGATTGCAAATGATGAATCCGCAGA CattcttaaattatatggCTGGTCTCTCCCACAAGTATAAAGCTCCATTCATCTCCTGGATGGGGACCAAATGCTTTCTTTACGTCAACGATCCGCAGACTGTGGAACAGATCTTTAATTCATCGCATTGTACAAACAAAGGCGACTTCTATCGCTTTATGAGTTCAGCCATTGGCGATGGTCTCTTTACATCCAGCT ctCCTCGTTGGCAGAAGCATCGTCGCCTTATTAATCCGGCGTTTAGTCGTCAGATACTTTGCAATTttctacccattttcaatgcTGAGTCTGAGGTGTTGTTGGACAAGTTACAGATGGAAGGTGTGCAGAACGGCAAGAGCCTCGAGATCTATCAAATTCTGAAGAAAATCGTTCTAGAGGCCGCCTGTC AGACAACAATGGGCaagaaaatgaattttcaGCATGATGGTTCCATGGCCATTTTTGAGGCATACAATGG CGTAACCGAAGTGTGTGTGAAGCGAATGTTATCCCCTTGGCTTTACCCGGAGTTCATCTATCGCTGGTCGCGACTCTTTGACCGTCAGCAGAAAGTCGTTGGTGTCCTGATTGGATTTGTTGAGCAGGTATATCGGATTCGCTTACTCTCTACAGttcttgcttttattcacataAATTGGCAGCTGTTACAGCCTGCCGTCTCCGTTGTGGGCGTCGACGACTGGGACGCGAACATGCCTCTGGAACAGCATCACTATCAGAAGCAacacgaacagcagcagcaacatcagttGGGCACGAAGTCAAAGTCAATATTCATTGAACAAGTGCGAGACCATGTGGAACGTGGACAGCAAATGAGCTGGCAGGATGTTCGTGATGAGGCCAACGTAATTATTGCAGCG ACTTTtgaaacaacatcaacagcctTGTACTTTACCATTTTATGCCTGGCTATGCATCCAGATTATCAAGACAAAGTCCATGACGAGCTTCGAGCCGAGCTGCCTCAGTCTGGTGATATTACAATGGATCAGCTGGAGCGTCTTACCTACACTGAGATGGCCATTAACGAGTCGATGCGTCTATTTGCGCCTGTTCCGATGGTCTTACGACGAGCTGGACAGGATTTGCAGTTGCGTCGGGAGGATGGCAATTATGTGGTACCAATGGGAACACAGATTGGCATCGATATCTACAACATGCAACGAGATGTGCGAGTATGGGGTCCATTGGCCGAGACGTATAATCCAGAGGCGCACTTTGGCTGCAATTCAGCTACGCGACATGCATTTGCCTTTGTGCCTTTCACCAAAGGTCTGCGCATGTGCATAGGCTATCGTTATGCCCTAATGCTAATGAAGTTGCTGCTGGCCAAGATCTTTCGCAGCTATCGCATCACCACGGATGCAAGGTTGGAGCATTTGCTTGTCAAGGGGAACATATCGTTGAAGCTCAAGGAATACCCTCTGTGCCGGGTGGGGCGGAGGTAA
- the LOC132784937 gene encoding probable cytochrome P450 313b1 isoform X3, translating to MLVGIILASWLIIIWIYFLWTRRRYYKIAWQLRGPIGLPFIGLGLQMMNPQTFLNYMAGLSHKYKAPFISWMGTKCFLYVNDPQTVEQIFNSSHCTNKGDFYRFMSSAIGDGLFTSSSPRWQKHRRLINPAFSRQILCNFLPIFNAESEVLLDKLQMEGVQNGKSLEIYQILKKIVLEAACQTTMGKKMNFQHDGSMAIFEAYNGLLKQHQQPCTLPFYAWLCIQIIKTKSMTSFEPSCLSLVILQWISWSVLPTLRWPLTSRCVYLRLFRWSYDELDRICSCVGRMAIMWYQWEHRLASISTTCNEMCEYGVHWPRRIIQRRTLAAIQLRDMHLPLCLSPKVCACA from the exons ATGCTGGTCGGGATTATACTAGCCAGCTGGCTGATAATAATATGGATATATTTTCTATGGACTCGCAGGCGATATTATAAGATTGCTTGGCAACTAAGAGGACCGATTGGTCTGCCCTTCATTGGCTTAGGATTGCAAATGATGAATCCGCAGA CattcttaaattatatggCTGGTCTCTCCCACAAGTATAAAGCTCCATTCATCTCCTGGATGGGGACCAAATGCTTTCTTTACGTCAACGATCCGCAGACTGTGGAACAGATCTTTAATTCATCGCATTGTACAAACAAAGGCGACTTCTATCGCTTTATGAGTTCAGCCATTGGCGATGGTCTCTTTACATCCAGCT ctCCTCGTTGGCAGAAGCATCGTCGCCTTATTAATCCGGCGTTTAGTCGTCAGATACTTTGCAATTttctacccattttcaatgcTGAGTCTGAGGTGTTGTTGGACAAGTTACAGATGGAAGGTGTGCAGAACGGCAAGAGCCTCGAGATCTATCAAATTCTGAAGAAAATCGTTCTAGAGGCCGCCTGTC AGACAACAATGGGCaagaaaatgaattttcaGCATGATGGTTCCATGGCCATTTTTGAGGCATACAATGG ACTTTtgaaacaacatcaacagcctTGTACTTTACCATTTTATGCCTGGCTATGCATCCAGATTATCAAGACAAAGTCCATGACGAGCTTCGAGCCGAGCTGCCTCAGTCTGGTGATATTACAATGGATCAGCTGGAGCGTCTTACCTACACTGAGATGGCCATTAACGAGTCGATGCGTCTATTTGCGCCTGTTCCGATGGTCTTACGACGAGCTGGACAGGATTTGCAGTTGCGTCGGGAGGATGGCAATTATGTGGTACCAATGGGAACACAGATTGGCATCGATATCTACAACATGCAACGAGATGTGCGAGTATGGGGTCCATTGGCCGAGACGTATAATCCAGAGGCGCACTTTGGCTGCAATTCAGCTACGCGACATGCATTTGCCTTTGTGCCTTTCACCAAAGGTCTGCGCATGTGCATAG
- the LOC132784937 gene encoding probable cytochrome P450 313b1 isoform X2, producing MLVGIILASWLIIIWIYFLWTRRRYYKIAWQLRGPIGLPFIGLGLQMMNPQTFLNYMAGLSHKYKAPFISWMGTKCFLYVNDPQTVEQIFNSSHCTNKGDFYRFMSSAIGDGLFTSSSPRWQKHRRLINPAFSRQILCNFLPIFNAESEVLLDKLQMEGVQNGKSLEIYQILKKIVLEAACQTTMGKKMNFQHDGSMAIFEAYNGVTEVCVKRMLSPWLYPEFIYRWSRLFDRQQKVVGVLIGFVEQLLQPAVSVVGVDDWDANMPLEQHHYQKQHEQQQQHQLGTKSKSIFIEQVRDHVERGQQMSWQDVRDEANVIIAATFETTSTALYFTILCLAMHPDYQDKVHDELRAELPQSGDITMDQLERLTYTEMAINESMRLFAPVPMVLRRAGQDLQLRREDGNYVVPMGTQIGIDIYNMQRDVRVWGPLAETYNPEAHFGCNSATRHAFAFVPFTKGLRMCIGYRYALMLMKLLLAKIFRSYRITTDARLEHLLVKGNISLKLKEYPLCRVGRR from the exons ATGCTGGTCGGGATTATACTAGCCAGCTGGCTGATAATAATATGGATATATTTTCTATGGACTCGCAGGCGATATTATAAGATTGCTTGGCAACTAAGAGGACCGATTGGTCTGCCCTTCATTGGCTTAGGATTGCAAATGATGAATCCGCAGA CattcttaaattatatggCTGGTCTCTCCCACAAGTATAAAGCTCCATTCATCTCCTGGATGGGGACCAAATGCTTTCTTTACGTCAACGATCCGCAGACTGTGGAACAGATCTTTAATTCATCGCATTGTACAAACAAAGGCGACTTCTATCGCTTTATGAGTTCAGCCATTGGCGATGGTCTCTTTACATCCAGCT ctCCTCGTTGGCAGAAGCATCGTCGCCTTATTAATCCGGCGTTTAGTCGTCAGATACTTTGCAATTttctacccattttcaatgcTGAGTCTGAGGTGTTGTTGGACAAGTTACAGATGGAAGGTGTGCAGAACGGCAAGAGCCTCGAGATCTATCAAATTCTGAAGAAAATCGTTCTAGAGGCCGCCTGTC AGACAACAATGGGCaagaaaatgaattttcaGCATGATGGTTCCATGGCCATTTTTGAGGCATACAATGG CGTAACCGAAGTGTGTGTGAAGCGAATGTTATCCCCTTGGCTTTACCCGGAGTTCATCTATCGCTGGTCGCGACTCTTTGACCGTCAGCAGAAAGTCGTTGGTGTCCTGATTGGATTTGTTGAGCAG CTGTTACAGCCTGCCGTCTCCGTTGTGGGCGTCGACGACTGGGACGCGAACATGCCTCTGGAACAGCATCACTATCAGAAGCAacacgaacagcagcagcaacatcagttGGGCACGAAGTCAAAGTCAATATTCATTGAACAAGTGCGAGACCATGTGGAACGTGGACAGCAAATGAGCTGGCAGGATGTTCGTGATGAGGCCAACGTAATTATTGCAGCG ACTTTtgaaacaacatcaacagcctTGTACTTTACCATTTTATGCCTGGCTATGCATCCAGATTATCAAGACAAAGTCCATGACGAGCTTCGAGCCGAGCTGCCTCAGTCTGGTGATATTACAATGGATCAGCTGGAGCGTCTTACCTACACTGAGATGGCCATTAACGAGTCGATGCGTCTATTTGCGCCTGTTCCGATGGTCTTACGACGAGCTGGACAGGATTTGCAGTTGCGTCGGGAGGATGGCAATTATGTGGTACCAATGGGAACACAGATTGGCATCGATATCTACAACATGCAACGAGATGTGCGAGTATGGGGTCCATTGGCCGAGACGTATAATCCAGAGGCGCACTTTGGCTGCAATTCAGCTACGCGACATGCATTTGCCTTTGTGCCTTTCACCAAAGGTCTGCGCATGTGCATAGGCTATCGTTATGCCCTAATGCTAATGAAGTTGCTGCTGGCCAAGATCTTTCGCAGCTATCGCATCACCACGGATGCAAGGTTGGAGCATTTGCTTGTCAAGGGGAACATATCGTTGAAGCTCAAGGAATACCCTCTGTGCCGGGTGGGGCGGAGGTAA
- the LOC132784937 gene encoding probable cytochrome P450 313b1 isoform X4, whose amino-acid sequence MGKKMNFQHDGSMAIFEAYNGVTEVCVKRMLSPWLYPEFIYRWSRLFDRQQKVVGVLIGFVEQLLQPAVSVVGVDDWDANMPLEQHHYQKQHEQQQQHQLGTKSKSIFIEQVRDHVERGQQMSWQDVRDEANVIIAATFETTSTALYFTILCLAMHPDYQDKVHDELRAELPQSGDITMDQLERLTYTEMAINESMRLFAPVPMVLRRAGQDLQLRREDGNYVVPMGTQIGIDIYNMQRDVRVWGPLAETYNPEAHFGCNSATRHAFAFVPFTKGLRMCIGYRYALMLMKLLLAKIFRSYRITTDARLEHLLVKGNISLKLKEYPLCRVGRR is encoded by the exons ATGGGCaagaaaatgaattttcaGCATGATGGTTCCATGGCCATTTTTGAGGCATACAATGG CGTAACCGAAGTGTGTGTGAAGCGAATGTTATCCCCTTGGCTTTACCCGGAGTTCATCTATCGCTGGTCGCGACTCTTTGACCGTCAGCAGAAAGTCGTTGGTGTCCTGATTGGATTTGTTGAGCAG CTGTTACAGCCTGCCGTCTCCGTTGTGGGCGTCGACGACTGGGACGCGAACATGCCTCTGGAACAGCATCACTATCAGAAGCAacacgaacagcagcagcaacatcagttGGGCACGAAGTCAAAGTCAATATTCATTGAACAAGTGCGAGACCATGTGGAACGTGGACAGCAAATGAGCTGGCAGGATGTTCGTGATGAGGCCAACGTAATTATTGCAGCG ACTTTtgaaacaacatcaacagcctTGTACTTTACCATTTTATGCCTGGCTATGCATCCAGATTATCAAGACAAAGTCCATGACGAGCTTCGAGCCGAGCTGCCTCAGTCTGGTGATATTACAATGGATCAGCTGGAGCGTCTTACCTACACTGAGATGGCCATTAACGAGTCGATGCGTCTATTTGCGCCTGTTCCGATGGTCTTACGACGAGCTGGACAGGATTTGCAGTTGCGTCGGGAGGATGGCAATTATGTGGTACCAATGGGAACACAGATTGGCATCGATATCTACAACATGCAACGAGATGTGCGAGTATGGGGTCCATTGGCCGAGACGTATAATCCAGAGGCGCACTTTGGCTGCAATTCAGCTACGCGACATGCATTTGCCTTTGTGCCTTTCACCAAAGGTCTGCGCATGTGCATAGGCTATCGTTATGCCCTAATGCTAATGAAGTTGCTGCTGGCCAAGATCTTTCGCAGCTATCGCATCACCACGGATGCAAGGTTGGAGCATTTGCTTGTCAAGGGGAACATATCGTTGAAGCTCAAGGAATACCCTCTGTGCCGGGTGGGGCGGAGGTAA